From Juglans regia cultivar Chandler chromosome 8, Walnut 2.0, whole genome shotgun sequence, the proteins below share one genomic window:
- the LOC108994509 gene encoding auxin-binding protein T85 yields the protein MAGHWFTFFFTSLLVSAMAEASHCSTKGLPLVRNISELPQDNYGRGGFSHVTVAGSFMHGMKEVEVWLQTFAPRSGTPIHRHSCEEVFVVLKGSGTLYLASSSHEKHPGKPQEFRIYSNSTFHVPVNDVHQVWNTNEHEDLQVLAVISRPPAKVFIYEDWFMPHTAARLKFPYYWDEHCFEVPPKDEL from the exons ATGGCCGGGCATTGGTTCACTTTCTTCTTTACGTCGCTCTTAGTCTCTGCGATGGCTGAGGCTTCTCACTGCTCAACCAAGG GATTACCACTGGTTAGGAATATTAGTGAGCTTCCACAAGATAATTATGGAAGGGGAGGTTTTTCCCACGTAACTGTTGCAGGTTCATTCATGCATGGAATGAAAGAG GTTGAAGTTTGGCTTCAGACATTTGCCCCACGATCAGGCACACCAATCCACAGGCACTCCTGCGAAGAAGTTTTTGTTGTCCTTAAGGGAAGTGGAACTCTGTATCTTGCATCAAGTTCACATGAGAAGCACCCTGGAAAGCCTCAAGAGTTTAGAATCTATTCTAATAGCACATTTCATGTCCCTGTAAATGATGTTCATCAG GTATGGAATACAAATGAACATGAAGATTTGCAAGTGCTTGCCGTTATATCTCGCCCGCCAGCCAAAGT GTTCATATATGAAGACTGGTTCATGCCTCACACTGCAGCAAGATTGAAGTTCCCATACTATTGGGATGAGCACTGCTTCGAAGTGCCTCCGAAAGACGAACTTTAG
- the LOC108994510 gene encoding transcription termination factor MTERF4, chloroplastic, translating into MTIRSYAGIRKPGLLLVHSDVPVLTVLKTKVSSLSTLKVPGNHGRRVGLVTRFQYSVADRTFASSSVDSSRFKQGTARLGRKQGGPSSLYSRPSLSEMKNERMANRARVYEFLRGIGIIPDELDGLELPVTAEVMRERVDFLRKLGLTIEDINNYPLILGCSVKKNMIPVLDYLGKLGVRKSTFTEFLRRYPQVLHASVVVDLAPVVKYLQGMDIKPNDIPRVLERYPEVLGFKLEGTMSTSVAYLVGIGVARREIGGVLTRYPDILGMRVGRMIKPFVEYLEGLGIPRLAVARLIEKRPHILGFGLEERVKPNVESILEFNVREALLPSVVAQYPEIIGLELKPKLLSQQSLLNSVIDIGPEDFGRVLEKMPQVVSLSNAPVIKHVDFLKICGFSLEQVRTMVVGCPQLLALNLDIMKLNFDYYQMEMKRPLDDLVMFPAFFTYGLESTIKPRHRVVAKKGLKCSLAWLLNCSDVKFDERMTYDTIDMEEMETEQSFNMNTLMEPRSDESASDYDEDSEDDYL; encoded by the coding sequence ATGACGATCAGAAGCTATGCTGGCATTAGAAAACCTGGTCTTTTGCTTGTACATTCAGACGTACCTGTTCTGACTGTTCTTAAAACCAAGGTATCTTCTTTATCAACTCTCAAGGTTCCAGGTAACCACGGGAGAAGAGTAGGGTTGGTTACAAGATTTCAGTACTCTGTTGCTGATAGAACATTTGCATCTAGTTCTGTGGATTCGTCACGGTTCAAGCAAGGTACTGCCCGTTTGGGTCGGAAACAAGGAGGTCCCTCATCCCTATATAGTCGTCCTAGTTTATCAGAAATGAAGAATGAGAGAATGGCAAATCGTGCCAGGGTTTATGAGTTCTTGCGAGGAATTGGCATTATTCCTGATGAGCTTGACGGGTTGGAGCTTCCTGTGACAGCTGAGGTTATGAGGGAACGTGTAGATTTTCTTCGCAAATTAGGGCTTACCATTGAAGACATCAACAACTATCCACTTATTCTTGGTTGCagtgtaaagaaaaatatgattccTGTTCTTGATTACCTTGGAAAATTGGGTGTCAGGAAATCCACTTTCACTGAGTTCTTGAGAAGATACCCTCAGGTTCTCCATGCTAGTGTTGTTGTTGACCTTGCTCCAGTGGTCAAGTATCTTCAAGGGATGGATATCAAGCCTAACGATATTCCTCGAGTTCTTGAGAGATATCCCGAAGTGTTGGGATTCAAGCTTGAAGGGACCATGAGCACATCAGTGGCTTATTTGGTTGGAATTGGAGTTGCAAGAAGAGAAATTGGAGGGGTTTTAACTAGATACCCTGACATTTTAGGCATGCGAGTAGGCAGGATGATCAAACCTTTTGTGGAGTATCTGGAAGGCTTGGGCATTCCAAGATTAGCTGTAGCTAGACTGATAGAGAAGCGGCCTCACATCCTGGGGTTTGGGTTGGAGGAGAGGGTAAAACCAAATGTGGAATCCATTTTAGAGTTTAATGTTAGAGAAGCATTACTTCCTTCTGTAGTAGCACAGTATCCTGAGATTATAGGACTTGAGTTGAAACCGAAGCTTCTCAGTCAACAGAGTTTGCTTAATTCAGTCATTGATATTGGTCCTGAGGATTTCGGCCGAGTTCTTGAGAAGATGCCACAGGTTGTTAGCCTCAGTAATGCACCTGTGATAAAGCATGTAGACTTTCTAAAGATTTGTGGATTCTCCTTGGAACAAGTGAGGACGATGGTTGTCGGGTGTCCCCAACTGCTTGCTTTGAATCTTGATATCAtgaaacttaattttgattACTACCAAATGGAGATGAAAAGGCCTTTGGATGACTTGGTTATGTTCCCTGCATTCTTTACATATGGTCTGGAGTCTACCATAAAACCGAGACACAGGGTGGTTGCAAAGAAGGGGCTAAAATGTTCTCTTGCATGGCTTCTTAATTGCTCTGATGTGAAGTTTGACGAACGGATGACCTATGATACTATCGACATGGAGGAGATGGAAACAGAGCAATCATTCAACATGAATACACTAATGGAACCAAGGAGTGATGAGTCAGCTTCTGATTATGATGAGGACAGTGAGGATGACTATCTATAG